A region of Domibacillus sp. DTU_2020_1001157_1_SI_ALB_TIR_016 DNA encodes the following proteins:
- a CDS encoding ABC transporter permease subunit, with translation MGVISYNKTIAPWLLPFLLILFWQILSLAGVISPDTLPAPSAIVTSAWQLIESGELFKHIQVSFSRAFTGFLIGGSIGLILGVANGVSPIAKQHLDTTIQMFRNIPHLALIPLVILWLGIGEEAKVFLVAIGVFFPIYVNTYYGIISVDKSLIEMGKVYGLSKRKLMLRVIFKGALPSILVGVRYSLGIMWLTLIVAETVAADAGIGYMAMNAREFMQIDIVVVAILLYAVLGKLADFSAKLLESRLLRWNPSYNKQ, from the coding sequence ATGGGAGTCATTTCTTACAACAAAACAATAGCACCCTGGCTGCTGCCGTTTCTGCTTATTCTGTTTTGGCAGATACTGTCGCTGGCAGGCGTTATTTCACCGGATACTCTGCCGGCTCCATCCGCCATTGTGACGTCCGCATGGCAATTAATTGAATCGGGAGAGCTTTTTAAACATATACAAGTCAGCTTCAGCCGTGCTTTCACTGGTTTCTTAATCGGAGGAAGTATTGGACTTATTTTAGGAGTAGCCAATGGGGTTTCTCCTATAGCTAAGCAGCATTTAGATACAACGATTCAAATGTTTCGGAATATTCCGCATCTTGCTCTTATTCCCCTGGTTATTTTATGGCTTGGAATAGGAGAAGAAGCAAAGGTCTTTTTAGTAGCGATTGGTGTATTCTTTCCTATTTATGTGAATACGTATTACGGCATTATTTCGGTTGATAAGTCGTTAATTGAGATGGGAAAAGTATATGGATTGAGTAAGCGTAAATTAATGCTACGGGTCATTTTTAAAGGAGCATTGCCTTCTATCTTAGTAGGGGTACGCTATTCCCTGGGCATTATGTGGCTCACTCTTATAGTGGCTGAAACGGTAGCAGCTGACGCTGGCATAGGCTATATGGCTATGAATGCACGCGAATTTATGCAAATAGATATTGTGGTTGTCGCAATCCTGCTTTATGCCGTTTTAGGTAAACTGGCAGATTTTTCGGCAAAGTTACTTGAGTCAAGACTACTTAGGTGGAATCCAAGCTATAACAAACAATAA
- a CDS encoding LLM class flavin-dependent oxidoreductase, producing MVEFLTMSPTSGDGNYIKTPWEREPSFAYNRQIAQTAEQTGFTSLLLPVGTQCLDASIVAASLIQSTEKLNYLYAARPGFISPTVFAKQFSTLDYLSGGRAVINVVTGGSPEELEKDGDSLPHHLRYKRTEEFIHILKRLFSEEVVNHTGDFYSFKNASLFPKPVQQPRPQIYMGGASEAGKKVAAKLADVYMLWGESLENTKVRIEEMKKLADIEGRSLRYSVSLQVILGDTEELAWKRAHDLISHVKPEDIEGKEKGNVRDESIGHKRLNKLMEGSRDNNFVIGPNLWAGLTQVLSGNSIALVGTPDQVADRVVEYVELGFEKVLLRGYPHLEVIESIGKEVIPRVKKKLNKRSLKLHA from the coding sequence ATGGTTGAGTTTTTAACAATGTCTCCTACTTCTGGAGATGGAAATTATATTAAAACCCCTTGGGAAAGAGAGCCTTCCTTTGCTTATAATAGGCAAATTGCTCAAACTGCAGAACAAACAGGGTTTACTTCACTGCTGCTGCCTGTAGGTACGCAATGCTTGGATGCTTCAATTGTTGCTGCGTCATTAATTCAATCTACTGAAAAATTGAATTACCTGTACGCGGCGAGACCAGGCTTCATTAGTCCAACGGTTTTTGCAAAGCAATTCTCTACTCTTGATTATCTTTCAGGCGGCAGAGCAGTTATTAATGTGGTAACAGGGGGATCGCCAGAGGAACTTGAGAAGGATGGAGATAGCCTGCCTCACCATTTGAGATATAAACGGACAGAGGAATTTATTCATATTCTTAAACGTCTTTTTTCTGAAGAAGTAGTCAATCACACAGGAGATTTTTATTCATTTAAAAATGCTTCATTATTTCCAAAGCCTGTTCAACAGCCTCGGCCTCAGATTTATATGGGGGGTGCTTCTGAAGCAGGAAAGAAAGTAGCTGCAAAGTTGGCAGATGTCTATATGCTGTGGGGAGAATCACTAGAAAACACTAAGGTTCGTATTGAGGAAATGAAGAAGCTTGCGGATATAGAGGGGAGATCACTGCGTTATTCAGTTTCCCTGCAAGTTATATTAGGTGATACAGAGGAGCTTGCTTGGAAAAGAGCCCATGATTTAATCAGCCATGTAAAGCCTGAGGATATCGAGGGCAAAGAAAAAGGCAACGTCAGGGATGAATCGATAGGCCATAAACGATTAAATAAATTAATGGAAGGTTCCAGAGACAATAATTTTGTCATTGGGCCAAACCTGTGGGCAGGCTTAACACAAGTATTAAGCGGTAACTCTATTGCCCTGGTTGGCACACCTGATCAAGTGGCTGATCGTGTTGTTGAATACGTAGAACTTGGATTCGAAAAAGTTCTTTTAAGAGGATACCCTCATCTAGAAGTCATTGAATCAATCGGTAAAGAAGTGATTCCTAGAGTAAAGAAAAAATTAAATAAGCGTTCTCTTAAATTGCATGCATAA
- a CDS encoding CoA transferase: MGANESKPLSGIRVLEFGQIAAGPYTGMLLADLGADVVKIERPDGGDGMRSWPPFFENGEQGDYSANFSSLNRNKRSVSIDFKKEEDLQLLHELCMNTDVLIENFRPGVLNKYQLGYDQLAKGNPKIIYCSISGYGQKGPFAQKGAFDVTIQAFSGLMSVTGEEDGPPVKCGVPVADFAAGLYAAYSIAASLQKASREGKGAYIDCSMLGSVLGISALQTSEYYGNGFAPKRLGTAHPRNAPYQGFNGCDKPFVIAAGNDKLWYEVCEATNLVELYDDARFRTQTLRAKNQKELKEILQSVFATKSAEEWLTEFDQRGVPSAPVNDFQEALDSPVTKSLDIIQDIELPNGSQTKTIGFPVKLSDYEFETFRNPPLIGEHNQEVINDWLREKSIQSN; encoded by the coding sequence ATGGGAGCTAATGAAAGTAAACCTTTAAGCGGCATTCGAGTTCTTGAATTTGGGCAGATTGCAGCAGGCCCTTACACTGGTATGTTATTAGCAGACTTGGGTGCAGATGTTGTGAAAATTGAAAGGCCTGATGGAGGGGATGGAATGAGGTCATGGCCGCCTTTTTTCGAAAATGGCGAGCAGGGAGATTACAGTGCTAACTTTTCGTCCCTAAACCGCAATAAGCGCAGTGTTTCAATTGATTTTAAAAAAGAAGAAGATCTTCAGTTACTGCATGAGTTATGTATGAATACGGATGTGCTAATTGAAAATTTCAGGCCGGGTGTCTTAAATAAATATCAGCTTGGCTATGATCAACTTGCCAAAGGAAATCCAAAGATTATTTACTGCTCTATTTCAGGATACGGACAGAAAGGGCCATTTGCGCAAAAAGGAGCATTTGATGTTACAATCCAGGCATTTAGCGGGTTAATGAGTGTTACAGGAGAAGAGGATGGACCGCCTGTAAAATGTGGTGTTCCAGTCGCTGACTTTGCGGCAGGGTTATACGCTGCATACAGCATAGCTGCATCTCTTCAAAAAGCCAGCCGAGAAGGAAAAGGGGCTTATATTGACTGCTCGATGCTCGGCAGTGTATTAGGAATTTCAGCTTTACAAACAAGTGAATATTATGGAAACGGCTTTGCTCCAAAACGCTTAGGAACAGCACATCCAAGAAATGCACCTTATCAAGGGTTTAACGGATGTGATAAGCCTTTCGTAATTGCCGCAGGAAATGACAAACTTTGGTACGAAGTTTGCGAAGCGACAAATTTAGTAGAGCTGTATGATGACGCTCGCTTTCGAACCCAAACATTACGTGCAAAAAATCAAAAAGAATTAAAAGAGATCTTACAAAGTGTTTTTGCTACAAAAAGTGCTGAAGAATGGCTGACGGAATTTGATCAAAGAGGCGTACCTTCTGCACCCGTTAACGATTTTCAGGAAGCGCTGGACAGTCCGGTTACAAAATCACTTGATATCATACAAGACATCGAATTGCCAAACGGCTCACAAACAAAAACAATAGGATTCCCAGTAAAATTATCGGACTATGAGTTTGAAACCTTCCGAAACCCGCCTTTAATTGGAGAACACAATCAGGAAGTAATAAACGACTGGCTGAGGGAAAAAAGTATACAAAGCAATTAA
- a CDS encoding LysR family transcriptional regulator, with the protein MDLRTIKTFYTIARLGSFQKAADELMYVQSTVTMQIQKLETDLGVKLIERGKKIHLTDAGRVFFDKADLLLRDLEYVQNTMHEWVHGEAGKIRIGAIEPMAIYRLPEILEPFNKKYPKVQISIQVNNTQTLTKMIKDGELDIALCNTPVLDHTTLFEPLLTEQVSLLLPAAHHLAERDEIYLADFKNERLLLGAFVCNYRINLEKSLVEAGIQPQVGLEINSMSALKEYVQAGLGIAVIPDVIIRTPPVGTTTKKVVDLNVGVVTGILRKTNNITAGTAIERLIALIKENF; encoded by the coding sequence ATGGATCTACGAACAATTAAAACATTTTATACTATTGCCCGACTGGGAAGTTTTCAAAAAGCAGCAGATGAATTGATGTATGTGCAGTCTACTGTCACGATGCAAATTCAAAAACTTGAGACAGACCTCGGCGTAAAATTAATTGAGCGAGGTAAAAAAATACATTTAACAGATGCCGGAAGAGTTTTTTTTGATAAAGCAGATTTGCTATTAAGGGACTTGGAATACGTACAAAATACAATGCACGAGTGGGTACATGGAGAAGCGGGGAAAATCCGAATCGGAGCAATAGAACCTATGGCAATTTACCGGCTTCCTGAAATATTAGAACCGTTTAACAAAAAATATCCTAAAGTTCAAATTAGTATACAAGTTAATAATACACAAACTTTAACTAAGATGATCAAGGATGGTGAACTGGATATTGCTCTTTGTAATACGCCTGTGTTAGATCATACTACATTGTTTGAACCGCTTTTAACCGAACAGGTTTCTTTATTATTACCGGCTGCACACCATTTAGCAGAAAGAGACGAAATATACTTGGCAGACTTTAAAAATGAAAGGCTGTTGCTGGGAGCATTCGTTTGTAATTACCGAATAAATTTAGAAAAATCCCTTGTTGAAGCTGGCATTCAACCACAAGTAGGACTGGAGATCAATAGTATGTCCGCATTAAAGGAATATGTTCAGGCAGGACTTGGGATTGCTGTTATTCCAGATGTCATTATAAGAACTCCTCCTGTTGGCACAACGACTAAGAAAGTAGTTGATTTAAATGTGGGAGTAGTAACAGGGATTTTACGAAAAACAAACAATATAACGGCGGGAACGGCTATTGAACGATTAATTGCATTAATAAAAGAAAATTTTTAA
- a CDS encoding cysteine dioxygenase family protein, translating to MSINNTLQQFEASVRKVLKDFKTNREIIDQLQPAFQTLLNTKGLLPEHYKKPKSEKYSQFLLYKPQDEAFSIVAFIWGPGQTAPIHDHLVWGLVGIYEGKIEETRYRKVAHNNEEEFRLEIIETVVAKENDISFVYPPNTDIHSVRNPFDEPAITIHVYGTDIGKQKRNLYKNESFNKSTIVTAHENEEAIYH from the coding sequence ATGAGTATAAACAACACGTTACAGCAATTTGAGGCTTCTGTAAGAAAAGTTTTAAAAGATTTTAAAACAAACAGGGAAATTATTGACCAATTGCAGCCGGCTTTTCAAACCCTTTTAAATACAAAAGGACTGCTGCCAGAACACTACAAAAAACCGAAGAGCGAAAAGTACAGTCAATTTTTACTGTATAAACCACAAGATGAAGCCTTTTCTATAGTCGCCTTTATTTGGGGTCCTGGACAAACCGCACCAATTCATGATCATTTAGTCTGGGGGCTGGTAGGCATATATGAAGGAAAGATTGAAGAAACCAGATATCGAAAAGTAGCACATAATAACGAGGAAGAGTTTCGCTTGGAAATAATTGAAACGGTTGTTGCCAAAGAAAATGATATTTCCTTTGTTTACCCGCCAAATACTGACATCCACAGTGTTCGCAACCCATTTGATGAGCCAGCCATCACCATACATGTATACGGTACGGACATCGGCAAGCAGAAAAGAAATCTTTATAAGAATGAGTCCTTTAATAAAAGCACTATTGTTACGGCACACGAAAATGAAGAGGCAATCTATCATTAA
- the ssuE gene encoding NADPH-dependent FMN reductase — protein sequence MTKAAIIYGGNSKQSRLKGILDKAESYFKKEGIDTETIFVHDLPAEDLILANFNSEPILKANKTVEEADIVVVLTPVYKAAYTGILKTYLDLLPQKGLEGKTVLPLVLGGSFGHLLAIDYALKPVLSALGATNILSGAYVLDTQVEKTEDLEYILASEISERLDRVLTLSKEEAGRYLALK from the coding sequence ATGACAAAAGCAGCAATTATCTATGGAGGCAACAGCAAGCAGTCCCGTTTAAAAGGAATTTTGGATAAAGCAGAATCTTATTTTAAAAAAGAGGGCATTGATACAGAAACCATTTTCGTTCACGATCTGCCGGCAGAAGATTTAATTTTAGCCAATTTTAATAGCGAGCCCATTTTAAAAGCAAATAAAACGGTAGAAGAAGCGGACATTGTAGTGGTGCTGACACCTGTCTACAAAGCCGCATACACTGGCATTTTAAAAACATATCTTGATTTGCTTCCCCAAAAAGGGCTGGAAGGAAAAACAGTTCTTCCGCTCGTTCTTGGAGGCTCGTTTGGCCACCTGCTGGCTATTGACTACGCACTGAAACCAGTTTTATCTGCTCTTGGCGCTACTAATATTTTAAGCGGTGCGTATGTACTTGATACACAAGTGGAAAAAACAGAAGACCTGGAATACATTCTGGCATCGGAAATTAGTGAGCGGCTGGACCGGGTGCTCACTTTATCGAAAGAAGAAGCCGGCCGTTATCTTGCTTTAAAATAA
- a CDS encoding riboflavin kinase: MADVQYVQWISKPAMGGEVVHGMKTGRKLGFPTANLSQSPDSIENGVYGVQVQIEDELLNGVMNIGVKPTFGSRFERITEIHLFDFQGDLYGKKIQCVPLFRIRDEQKFSSFHSLLQQIKEDVNYARTVFSRHGAVQRQRIS; this comes from the coding sequence ATGGCAGATGTACAGTATGTACAATGGATCAGCAAGCCGGCGATGGGCGGGGAGGTGGTTCATGGTATGAAGACCGGAAGAAAGCTTGGATTTCCAACGGCTAACCTCAGCCAGTCACCTGATTCGATTGAAAATGGTGTGTACGGCGTGCAGGTCCAAATTGAAGATGAACTACTGAACGGGGTTATGAATATAGGCGTAAAGCCGACATTTGGCTCTCGTTTTGAGCGCATCACAGAAATTCATCTCTTTGATTTCCAAGGTGATCTCTACGGAAAAAAGATCCAATGTGTGCCTCTCTTTCGGATTCGGGATGAACAAAAGTTTTCATCCTTTCATTCATTGCTGCAACAGATAAAGGAGGATGTAAACTATGCAAGAACTGTATTCAGCCGCCACGGCGCCGTTCAAAGACAGCGCATTTCTTAA
- a CDS encoding amidohydrolase — translation MTLEKDLIQIRRHLHQFPELSQEEFETTKFIASQLLKSGIKVRPTILETGVFADIEGTHPGPTIAIRADIDALPIQEQTNLPYRSRIPGKMHACGHDFHTAAVLGAAYLLKAEQAELRGKIRLIFQPAEEYGAGAQKVLRDGQLKDVDAIIGLHNKPDLPVGTVGIKSGPLMAAVDRFKVVIKGKGAHAALPQNGHDPITASAQLITALQTIVSRSISPLESAVVSVTRIEGGNTWNVLPETVTIEGTIRTFDPEVRTQVKERFYALTEQITGAFSSKAAIDWFEGPPPLMNHAAVAEAAWVAAEQYGLKVIEPELSTAGEDFAYYLQHIPGVFAFFGTNGDEDWHHPSFTVDETALIEAAYFLYHSAKELLLQQTAITKIKWVNRV, via the coding sequence ATGACGTTAGAAAAAGATCTTATCCAGATACGCCGCCACCTTCACCAATTTCCGGAATTGTCACAGGAGGAATTTGAAACAACGAAATTCATAGCCAGCCAGCTGCTTAAAAGTGGAATCAAAGTACGGCCGACCATTTTAGAGACCGGCGTGTTTGCCGATATAGAAGGGACCCATCCCGGACCAACGATTGCGATTCGGGCTGACATTGACGCACTGCCCATTCAGGAACAGACAAATCTGCCTTATCGTTCTCGTATCCCCGGCAAAATGCATGCATGCGGGCACGATTTTCATACAGCGGCTGTGCTCGGGGCGGCTTACTTACTAAAAGCGGAACAGGCTGAACTGAGAGGGAAAATACGCTTGATTTTCCAGCCGGCAGAAGAATATGGGGCCGGTGCCCAAAAAGTACTGCGTGATGGCCAGTTGAAGGACGTAGATGCGATTATCGGCCTTCATAACAAGCCGGATCTGCCGGTGGGGACCGTTGGTATTAAAAGCGGGCCATTAATGGCGGCAGTAGACCGGTTTAAAGTCGTCATAAAAGGAAAAGGGGCGCATGCTGCGCTGCCACAAAACGGTCATGATCCTATTACCGCTTCTGCTCAATTGATTACAGCCCTTCAGACGATTGTCAGCCGCAGCATATCACCTCTGGAAAGTGCAGTAGTAAGTGTCACAAGAATTGAAGGAGGAAATACGTGGAATGTGCTGCCGGAAACCGTCACGATTGAAGGGACAATACGAACATTTGACCCCGAAGTCCGTACACAGGTAAAAGAACGCTTTTATGCTTTAACGGAACAAATAACAGGTGCGTTCTCAAGTAAAGCCGCTATTGACTGGTTTGAGGGTCCGCCGCCGCTCATGAATCATGCTGCTGTAGCAGAAGCAGCATGGGTCGCTGCAGAGCAATACGGTTTAAAAGTAATTGAACCGGAACTTTCAACGGCTGGAGAAGACTTTGCCTATTATCTGCAGCATATACCCGGTGTCTTCGCGTTCTTTGGTACAAATGGAGACGAGGATTGGCATCATCCTTCGTTTACAGTAGATGAAACAGCACTTATAGAAGCAGCTTATTTTTTATACCATAGTGCAAAAGAGCTTTTGCTCCAGCAAACAGCGATCACTAAAATAAAATGGGTGAATCGAGTATAG
- a CDS encoding GNAT family N-acetyltransferase has product MIHLKIEQLIESDKETVRQLLLESYQQYEKEFTDKEAWRNYIEQISRSVDNPNIDCILVAKQKEEPIGTLQLFKNAEAAYERPELDIQAPIVRLLAVHPKARGQGVAKALLKESLLYARSQGAAHLYLHSGDIMQKAIQLYEWLGFKRDHSKEFFNRDVHVKCFRYDLTERREWLEPDDVRKRSYPDTPPPSPISGIVTGGI; this is encoded by the coding sequence ATGATTCATCTGAAAATTGAACAGCTAATAGAATCGGATAAAGAAACTGTACGGCAGTTGCTATTAGAGAGCTACCAGCAATATGAAAAAGAATTTACAGATAAAGAAGCTTGGAGGAATTATATTGAACAAATCAGCAGATCAGTCGATAATCCGAATATTGACTGCATCCTGGTGGCAAAGCAGAAGGAAGAACCGATTGGAACACTCCAGTTGTTCAAAAACGCTGAAGCAGCCTATGAGCGGCCGGAGCTTGATATTCAAGCACCGATTGTCCGGCTGCTTGCTGTGCACCCGAAAGCCCGCGGTCAGGGAGTAGCGAAAGCGCTGCTTAAAGAAAGCCTCTTATATGCGAGAAGCCAGGGAGCCGCTCACCTTTACCTTCATTCAGGAGACATTATGCAAAAAGCGATTCAATTATATGAATGGCTCGGCTTTAAGCGGGATCACTCAAAAGAGTTTTTTAACCGGGACGTGCATGTAAAATGCTTTCGATACGATTTAACAGAAAGGAGAGAATGGCTTGAACCGGATGACGTTAGAAAAAGATCTTATCCAGATACGCCGCCACCTTCACCAATTTCCGGAATTGTCACAGGAGGAATTTGA
- a CDS encoding amino acid ABC transporter ATP-binding protein, translating into MIELRGIKKNFHQQEVLKGINMAVQKGQVVTILGPSGSGKTTLLRCMNLLEQPDEGIIQVGDVTIGAQGAKKKEVIALRRQSAMVFQHYNLFAHKTVIENVMEGLITAQRVKKAEARERSEQVLAKVGLLDKVNHYPSQLSGGQQQRVGIARALALNPKVILFDEPTSALDPELVGEVLAVIKSIAKEGITMVIVTHEMSFAREVSDHVLFMDGGMIIEEGTPEEVFQKPKQERTKRFLRRLSGETDELLSQQPQMRPQKNPNILPKGVTGHVV; encoded by the coding sequence ATGATTGAGCTAAGGGGCATTAAAAAAAACTTTCACCAGCAGGAAGTGCTCAAAGGAATTAACATGGCGGTTCAAAAAGGGCAGGTCGTTACAATCCTTGGGCCGAGCGGATCTGGAAAAACCACTTTGCTCAGATGCATGAATTTACTGGAACAGCCGGATGAAGGGATTATTCAAGTGGGTGACGTGACCATTGGGGCACAGGGAGCCAAGAAAAAAGAAGTGATTGCACTGCGCAGGCAGTCAGCTATGGTTTTTCAGCATTACAATTTATTCGCCCATAAAACGGTGATTGAAAATGTGATGGAAGGCCTGATCACCGCTCAAAGAGTAAAAAAAGCGGAAGCAAGAGAGCGAAGTGAGCAGGTACTGGCAAAAGTGGGTCTATTAGATAAAGTGAATCATTATCCGAGCCAGCTTTCCGGAGGGCAGCAGCAGCGTGTCGGGATTGCCCGGGCACTGGCTTTAAATCCAAAAGTGATTTTATTTGATGAACCGACTTCCGCACTTGATCCAGAATTGGTCGGAGAAGTGCTGGCTGTTATTAAAAGTATCGCTAAAGAAGGCATTACGATGGTGATTGTCACCCACGAAATGAGCTTTGCACGTGAAGTATCGGATCATGTCCTGTTCATGGACGGGGGGATGATTATCGAGGAAGGAACACCAGAGGAGGTTTTTCAAAAACCAAAACAAGAACGGACAAAACGCTTTTTACGGCGGCTGTCTGGTGAAACGGATGAATTATTATCGCAGCAGCCACAGATGCGGCCGCAAAAAAATCCGAATATTCTGCCGAAAGGAGTTACGGGCCATGTCGTATGA
- a CDS encoding amino acid ABC transporter permease, with protein MTIDILFIWTAFKEISKALPVTLMLTAVPLTAGFFIGLAVALIRMYKVKGLTAIANGYVSFLRGTPIIMHVMLIYFGLPLLIDSAAEKLGLQAHSEEIPISVFVLLALFLSAGAYLSEIIRSGILSVSKGQIEAAYSVGMNTFQMMRRIVLPQALAQSIPNLTNIFIGFLHTSSIAFIVSQKELTGAANIVASTNLKFLEAFIAAGLIYWILTILAESISSFVEKKATAYVKGGVR; from the coding sequence ATGACAATCGATATTCTGTTTATTTGGACCGCTTTTAAGGAAATCAGCAAGGCCCTGCCCGTTACACTGATGCTTACTGCCGTTCCGCTGACGGCTGGCTTTTTTATTGGGCTGGCAGTAGCCCTGATAAGAATGTACAAAGTAAAGGGATTGACTGCTATTGCGAATGGCTATGTATCGTTTTTAAGAGGCACGCCCATTATTATGCATGTCATGCTTATTTATTTCGGGCTACCGCTGCTGATCGACTCGGCTGCAGAAAAGCTGGGCCTGCAAGCACATTCTGAAGAAATCCCGATTAGTGTATTTGTTTTATTGGCCTTGTTTCTAAGCGCGGGTGCTTATTTATCAGAAATTATTCGGTCCGGTATTTTAAGTGTTTCTAAAGGACAGATAGAAGCCGCGTACTCTGTTGGGATGAATACGTTTCAAATGATGAGGCGGATTGTACTGCCGCAGGCACTCGCGCAGTCTATCCCCAATTTAACGAATATTTTCATCGGGTTTCTGCATACCTCTTCCATCGCTTTTATTGTCTCTCAAAAAGAACTGACGGGAGCGGCGAACATTGTCGCATCCACTAACTTAAAATTCTTAGAAGCTTTTATTGCTGCAGGCCTCATTTACTGGATACTGACGATCCTGGCAGAAAGTATTTCATCTTTCGTTGAGAAAAAAGCAACGGCCTATGTAAAAGGAGGAGTTCGATGA
- a CDS encoding amino acid ABC transporter permease, translating to MGKAFDLTLVWGFLQELIPYLGVTLNILFVSILAGMVLGIAAAVPRLFRLPVLAQLVMLYVSFIRGTPILIQLFLVFYGVPALLLFIGIDVSRMDAVYFVMITYAISNGAVFSEIFRSAIQSVDYGQTEAALSVGMKDYQSFFRIVLPQAWNIALPNIANSVIGSLKDTSLAFTIGVMDMVGRGETLIASTAHALEVYISLSIIYYMVVWMMEKAFSIVERRANRYKGTIFHPA from the coding sequence ATGGGCAAAGCATTCGATCTTACCTTGGTCTGGGGGTTTCTTCAGGAACTCATCCCTTATTTAGGTGTAACGCTGAACATTTTATTTGTTTCCATCCTGGCCGGAATGGTATTAGGGATTGCTGCGGCAGTCCCCAGGCTTTTCCGCCTGCCCGTTCTTGCACAGCTGGTGATGCTGTATGTTTCGTTCATACGGGGAACCCCCATTTTAATTCAGCTTTTCCTGGTTTTTTACGGCGTACCGGCTTTATTGCTTTTTATAGGAATCGATGTTTCACGAATGGATGCCGTTTACTTTGTAATGATCACATATGCCATCAGCAACGGTGCTGTTTTTTCAGAAATTTTTCGAAGTGCCATTCAATCAGTTGATTATGGCCAGACAGAAGCAGCGCTGTCTGTCGGGATGAAAGATTATCAAAGTTTTTTCCGCATTGTTTTGCCGCAGGCGTGGAATATAGCTCTTCCAAACATAGCCAATTCCGTGATCGGCTCATTAAAAGATACTTCTCTTGCTTTTACGATTGGCGTCATGGATATGGTCGGGCGCGGGGAAACCTTAATTGCGTCTACTGCTCATGCGCTGGAAGTATATATTTCACTTTCCATCATTTATTACATGGTTGTATGGATGATGGAGAAAGCATTCAGCATCGTTGAAAGACGGGCAAACCGCTATAAGGGAACCATATTCCATCCTGCTTAA
- a CDS encoding amino acid ABC transporter substrate-binding protein yields MKKYFVFLLALLLAAVTAACSPKENAGTTEAEAGSGTSSSKAKTIIVGTGTQFPNVCFLDENGKLTGYDVELVREIDKKLPEYNFEFKTMEFSNLLLSLETNKIDFIAHQMEVNEERQEKFLFNKEPYNVFPLHVAVNQKNNDIHSIKDLKGKKAVVSATSNSAVFLEKYNKEHNAGIEIVYSGQGADDTTNQIRTGRADATITTPFAVDFLNEQADAQQKVVGEPLLNSKVYFLLRKDETVLQQRIDEALVELKKEGVVSELSKKWLGADYTVEF; encoded by the coding sequence ATGAAAAAATATTTTGTGTTCCTTCTAGCACTCCTACTGGCAGCGGTAACGGCAGCCTGCTCGCCAAAAGAAAATGCCGGCACTACAGAAGCGGAAGCCGGCAGCGGAACGTCCTCTTCGAAGGCGAAAACGATTATCGTCGGAACGGGTACCCAGTTTCCAAACGTATGCTTCTTAGATGAAAACGGGAAACTGACCGGCTATGATGTGGAGCTTGTTCGTGAAATCGATAAAAAACTTCCTGAGTACAACTTTGAATTTAAAACGATGGAATTTTCCAATCTTTTATTAAGCCTTGAAACAAACAAAATTGATTTTATTGCCCATCAGATGGAAGTAAATGAAGAACGTCAGGAGAAATTTCTATTTAATAAAGAACCATACAATGTGTTTCCGCTTCATGTAGCCGTCAATCAAAAAAACAATGACATTCATTCTATTAAGGACCTGAAAGGAAAAAAAGCAGTGGTTAGCGCTACAAGCAATTCAGCCGTCTTCCTTGAAAAATACAATAAGGAACATAATGCCGGCATTGAAATTGTCTACTCTGGACAGGGAGCAGACGACACAACGAACCAAATCCGAACTGGACGTGCGGATGCCACGATCACAACTCCGTTTGCTGTGGACTTTTTAAATGAACAGGCAGATGCCCAGCAAAAAGTAGTAGGGGAGCCTTTATTAAATTCAAAAGTTTATTTTCTGCTTCGTAAAGACGAAACGGTGCTGCAGCAACGTATTGATGAAGCATTAGTAGAGTTGAAAAAAGAAGGAGTGGTCAGTGAGCTGAGCAAGAAATGGCTGGGCGCTGACTACACAGTCGAATTTTAA